Proteins encoded within one genomic window of Halocatena marina:
- a CDS encoding sugar ABC transporter permease, translating to MRLLRNAGRAVKTNTAAIAYSTIDTGRSVRYTIAAIRRGERSPIDPLRTLIATTGALVLVLALLFPIYWILMAALSSSGGSIYSSGGLTLVPDDPTLQAFVWVIGDLIIPAYTISVNIPLTNLAVVFNTPSFVILDAAHYGVENPSNFKHFLWNSITVAIPTVIIAMCLVVPAAYALSRKTFIFRRKILFLYVLLTQVGGGLGIALLIGLYAVYVQLGINDSKLALSVYYAATAVPFNTWLLKTYMDGIPVAYEEAAVVDGAPPWRIVVEVILPLSAAGLATVFIFTFLTGWTEFVVAQTLLGTENYTLPVGLFSLVSEYSIPWARFSAFALTFATPIMLVYLVAQRYIEGGLSFSGMEG from the coding sequence ATGCGCCTTCTTCGAAACGCCGGTCGAGCGGTGAAAACAAACACGGCGGCAATCGCGTATTCGACGATCGATACGGGTCGGAGCGTCAGATACACGATCGCTGCCATCAGGCGGGGTGAGCGTTCGCCCATCGATCCACTGCGGACGCTTATAGCAACGACGGGCGCGCTCGTGTTGGTGTTGGCGCTACTGTTCCCGATCTACTGGATTCTCATGGCCGCACTGTCCAGTTCTGGTGGGTCGATCTATTCCTCGGGAGGACTCACCCTTGTTCCGGACGATCCGACGCTTCAGGCGTTCGTCTGGGTGATCGGAGATCTCATCATCCCGGCGTACACCATCTCGGTGAACATCCCGCTCACTAATCTTGCGGTCGTATTCAACACACCGTCGTTCGTCATACTCGATGCTGCTCACTACGGTGTCGAAAATCCGTCTAACTTCAAACACTTCCTGTGGAACAGCATCACGGTTGCGATCCCGACCGTGATCATCGCCATGTGCCTCGTTGTGCCAGCAGCGTACGCACTCTCGCGCAAGACGTTCATCTTCCGTCGGAAGATACTGTTCTTGTACGTGTTACTGACACAAGTCGGCGGTGGGCTCGGTATCGCGTTGTTGATCGGTTTGTACGCTGTCTACGTGCAGCTCGGCATCAACGACAGCAAGCTTGCACTGTCGGTCTACTACGCGGCGACGGCAGTCCCGTTCAACACGTGGTTGTTGAAGACGTATATGGATGGCATCCCGGTGGCGTACGAAGAGGCAGCAGTCGTTGACGGTGCGCCGCCGTGGCGAATCGTCGTCGAGGTCATTCTACCGCTGTCGGCTGCTGGACTCGCAACGGTGTTCATCTTCACGTTCCTCACTGGATGGACAGAGTTCGTCGTCGCTCAGACGCTGCTCGGCACAGAGAACTATACGCTCCCCGTTGGGCTGTTCTCGCTCGTTAGCGAGTACTCCATCCCGTGGGCGCGCTTTTCGGCATTCGCGCTCACGTTTGCGACACCGATCATGCTCGTGTATTTGGTGGCACAACGC
- a CDS encoding carbohydrate ABC transporter permease, which translates to MSTLSRAARRIGEVPFLDERDVSLLFVLPGLFVFAAFMLFPVVYLVGISFTNADPTTLYAGDGILSVLTFGEASIVGIENYILVLSDPMFWNSFGVTWLFVATSVTLKIGLSIGIALVLTNDRVRGKRVMRSFIILPMGLPAIFTITVWRGIFSSAQFGLANQLLGTFGSESISWLSQRWTAFFAYNVTEAWLAYPFMVIITVSALQDVPEELHEAAKVDGASYFARFLHITLPSIKRPVLFASILTAAASFQQFLIPYVFNQGGPARANELIVVYGYREAFSFSKYGRGAAISLIAVVFIGAFMWLNVKRGRLAEGVSE; encoded by the coding sequence ATGAGTACGCTTTCACGCGCTGCACGCCGAATAGGGGAGGTCCCGTTTCTCGACGAGCGAGACGTTTCCTTGCTGTTCGTTCTGCCAGGACTGTTCGTGTTTGCGGCGTTCATGTTGTTTCCAGTGGTGTATCTCGTCGGGATTTCGTTCACAAACGCTGATCCGACGACTCTCTACGCTGGCGATGGCATTCTCTCGGTCCTCACGTTCGGAGAGGCGAGTATCGTCGGGATCGAGAACTACATCCTCGTTCTCTCCGATCCCATGTTCTGGAACTCGTTCGGTGTCACGTGGCTGTTTGTCGCCACGAGTGTCACGCTGAAGATCGGACTGAGTATCGGTATCGCGCTAGTGTTGACTAATGACCGCGTGCGCGGCAAACGAGTCATGCGGTCGTTCATCATTCTCCCGATGGGACTTCCCGCGATCTTCACGATCACGGTGTGGCGCGGGATCTTCAGTTCCGCTCAGTTCGGTCTCGCCAATCAGCTTCTTGGGACGTTCGGTAGCGAATCCATCTCGTGGTTGTCTCAGCGATGGACGGCCTTTTTCGCGTACAACGTCACGGAGGCGTGGCTCGCCTACCCGTTCATGGTCATCATCACTGTGAGCGCTCTGCAGGATGTCCCTGAAGAACTGCACGAAGCGGCGAAGGTTGACGGTGCGAGCTATTTCGCGCGGTTTCTGCACATCACACTGCCGTCGATCAAACGACCAGTGCTGTTCGCGTCGATTCTGACAGCTGCAGCGTCGTTCCAGCAGTTTCTCATCCCGTATGTGTTCAATCAGGGTGGTCCTGCTCGAGCGAACGAACTAATCGTTGTGTACGGCTACCGTGAGGCGTTCTCGTTCTCGAAATACGGACGCGGTGCGGCAATCAGCCTCATTGCAGTCGTTTTCATCGGCGCGTTCATGTGGCTGAACGTCAAGCGCGGACGGCTCGCCGAGGGTGTCTCAGAATGA